The Hymenobacter chitinivorans DSM 11115 genome window below encodes:
- a CDS encoding pyridoxal phosphate-dependent aminotransferase — MQVSVASRLQHTQEYYFSRKLREIDAMNKAGAQVINLGIGSPDMPPHPRVIAALNQAATQPNTHAYQNYKGVPALRQAMAGWYERSYGVTLDPETEVLPLLGSKEGIIHVSMTFLEAGDEVLIPNPGYPAYRAAAHLAGATPVDYDLTAENNWLPDLEQLAQRDLSRVKLMWVNYPHMPTGTPPDAAFFVRLVAFATEHNILLVHDNPYSFILNQEPAQSLLAVPGAREVVLELNSLSKSHNMAGWRVGMLLGRADLLQEVLRFKSNLDSGMFLPVQLAAVEALSLDETWYQELNAHYAARRELVFELLDTIGCRYERNQVGLFVWAAIPAGYPDGYALSDELLHAAKVFLTPGGIFGSNGNGFIRVSLCQTTAVLEQALTRIKGEMVSGEMVS, encoded by the coding sequence ATGCAAGTCTCCGTAGCCAGCCGCCTCCAGCACACCCAGGAGTATTACTTCTCCCGCAAGCTGCGCGAAATCGACGCTATGAACAAGGCCGGGGCCCAGGTTATCAACCTCGGTATCGGCAGCCCCGACATGCCGCCCCACCCGCGGGTAATTGCGGCCCTGAATCAGGCTGCCACTCAGCCCAACACTCACGCCTACCAGAACTACAAGGGCGTGCCGGCCCTGCGCCAGGCCATGGCCGGCTGGTATGAGCGCAGCTACGGCGTCACGCTGGACCCCGAAACGGAAGTGCTGCCCCTGCTGGGCTCCAAGGAAGGCATCATCCACGTGAGCATGACTTTCCTGGAAGCCGGCGACGAAGTGCTGATTCCCAACCCCGGCTACCCCGCCTACCGCGCCGCCGCCCACCTGGCCGGCGCCACGCCCGTCGACTACGACCTGACGGCCGAAAACAACTGGCTGCCCGACCTGGAGCAGTTGGCCCAGCGCGACCTAAGCCGGGTGAAGCTGATGTGGGTCAACTACCCCCACATGCCCACCGGCACCCCGCCCGACGCCGCTTTCTTTGTCCGACTGGTGGCCTTTGCCACCGAGCATAATATCCTGCTGGTCCACGATAATCCTTACAGCTTCATCCTCAACCAGGAGCCGGCCCAGAGTCTGCTGGCCGTGCCCGGGGCCCGGGAAGTGGTGCTGGAACTCAACTCGTTGAGCAAGTCGCACAATATGGCCGGCTGGCGCGTGGGCATGCTCCTGGGCCGCGCCGACCTATTGCAGGAAGTGCTGCGCTTCAAGAGCAACCTCGACTCGGGCATGTTCCTGCCGGTGCAGCTGGCCGCCGTGGAAGCCCTGAGCCTCGATGAAACCTGGTACCAGGAGCTCAACGCCCACTACGCCGCCCGCCGGGAGCTGGTCTTTGAGCTGCTCGACACCATCGGCTGCCGCTACGAGCGAAACCAGGTGGGCCTCTTCGTGTGGGCTGCTATTCCGGCCGGCTACCCCGACGGCTACGCCCTGAGCGACGAGCTTCTGCACGCGGCCAAGGTCTTCCTTACTCCCGGCGGCATCTTCGGCTCCAACGGCAACGGCTTCATCCGCGTCAGCCTCTGCCAAACCACTGCGGTACTGGAACAAGCTTTAACCCGAATCAAAGGTGAAATGGTGAGTGGTGAGATGGTGAGTTGA
- a CDS encoding prephenate dehydrogenase: MVVTIIGLGLIGGSLAISLKAKGLAQHVIGVDHSPENLRKAQDLHLIDEGTTDLPEAVRRADLVVVAVPMDAMLTVLPQVLDEADQQVVIDVGSTKSMLLAAVAQHPCRGRFVAVHPMAGTEYSGPEAAVPELFTDKTLVICDAEQSDADAVNKVQRLFEQLQMRIEYLDAAAHDLHTAYVSHISHITSFALALTVLEKEKEEQQIFALASGGFASTVRLAKSSPDMWVPIFRQNRVNVLDVLDEHIHQLQHLRHLIAQEDYPAVYQQIQQANLIKKILK, translated from the coding sequence ATGGTAGTAACGATAATAGGCCTAGGATTAATCGGCGGCTCGTTGGCCATCAGCCTCAAGGCTAAGGGCCTGGCCCAGCACGTCATCGGTGTGGACCACAGCCCCGAAAACCTCCGCAAAGCCCAGGACCTACACCTCATCGACGAAGGCACTACCGACCTGCCCGAAGCCGTGCGCCGCGCCGACCTGGTAGTCGTAGCCGTGCCCATGGATGCCATGCTCACCGTGCTGCCCCAGGTGCTCGACGAAGCCGACCAGCAGGTCGTCATCGACGTGGGCTCCACCAAATCCATGCTGCTGGCGGCCGTGGCCCAGCACCCGTGCCGGGGCCGCTTCGTGGCCGTGCACCCCATGGCCGGCACCGAGTACTCCGGCCCCGAAGCCGCCGTGCCCGAGCTGTTTACCGATAAAACCCTGGTCATCTGCGACGCCGAGCAGAGCGACGCCGATGCCGTCAACAAGGTACAGCGCCTGTTCGAGCAGCTCCAGATGCGCATCGAATACCTCGACGCCGCCGCCCACGACCTGCACACGGCCTACGTCTCGCACATTTCGCACATTACCTCCTTTGCCCTGGCCCTCACCGTGCTGGAAAAGGAAAAAGAAGAGCAGCAGATCTTTGCCCTGGCCAGCGGCGGCTTCGCCTCCACCGTGCGCCTGGCCAAAAGCTCCCCCGACATGTGGGTGCCCATCTTCCGCCAAAACCGCGTCAACGTCCTCGACGTGCTCGACGAGCACATCCACCAGCTCCAGCACCTGCGCCACCTCATCGCCCAGGAAGACTACCCCGCCGTCTACCAGCAAATCCAGCAAGCCAACCTGATAAAGAAGATTCTGAAGTAA
- a CDS encoding chorismate mutase, whose translation MQSALFNRQPDDKPYLISGPCSAETEEQVLETCQRLAATGKVQALRAGIWKPRTKPGGFEGIGTKGLPWLKKAGELTGLPIAVEVATAKHVEDCLAFGVDILWVGARTTGNPFSVQEIANVLRGVQVPVLVKNPIHPELELWAGAVERLQKAGLSQVGLIHRGFSSYGNTDFRNAPMWHLPIEMKRRHPDLPLLCDPSHICGRRDTLAAVAQQALNLGFDGNMIESHIDPDNAWSDAKQQITPEVLRDLIRDLVWRHETTNQREFLTALSSLREQINQLDAEIIQLLGRRMAVAEKIGVYKKENDITILQTGRWNEVLERAQRQGSSVGLTPEFIEQYFAAVHLESINHQNKVMEG comes from the coding sequence ATGCAATCCGCACTCTTCAACCGCCAGCCCGACGACAAGCCCTACCTCATTTCCGGCCCGTGCTCGGCCGAAACCGAGGAGCAGGTTCTCGAAACCTGCCAGCGCCTGGCCGCCACCGGCAAGGTGCAAGCCCTGCGCGCCGGCATCTGGAAGCCCCGCACCAAGCCCGGCGGCTTCGAAGGCATCGGCACCAAAGGCCTGCCCTGGCTCAAGAAAGCCGGCGAACTGACCGGCCTGCCCATTGCTGTGGAAGTGGCCACGGCCAAGCATGTGGAAGACTGCCTGGCTTTCGGCGTCGATATTCTGTGGGTAGGCGCCCGCACCACCGGCAACCCCTTCTCGGTCCAGGAAATTGCCAACGTGCTGCGCGGCGTCCAGGTACCGGTGCTCGTCAAGAACCCGATTCACCCCGAGCTCGAGCTCTGGGCCGGGGCCGTGGAGCGCCTCCAAAAGGCCGGTCTGAGCCAGGTGGGCCTCATTCACCGGGGCTTCAGCTCCTACGGCAACACCGATTTCCGCAACGCCCCGATGTGGCACCTGCCCATCGAAATGAAGCGCCGCCACCCCGACCTGCCCCTGCTCTGCGACCCCAGCCACATCTGCGGCCGCCGCGACACCCTGGCCGCCGTGGCCCAGCAGGCCCTCAACCTGGGCTTCGACGGCAACATGATTGAAAGCCACATCGACCCCGACAACGCCTGGAGCGACGCCAAGCAGCAAATCACCCCCGAGGTGCTCCGCGACCTGATCCGGGACCTGGTGTGGCGCCACGAAACCACCAACCAGCGCGAATTCCTGACGGCCCTCTCCAGCCTGCGCGAGCAAATCAACCAGCTCGATGCCGAAATCATCCAGCTCCTGGGCCGCCGCATGGCCGTGGCCGAGAAAATCGGGGTCTACAAGAAGGAAAACGACATCACCATCCTCCAGACCGGCCGCTGGAACGAGGTCCTGGAGCGGGCCCAGCGCCAGGGCAGCTCCGTCGGCCTCACCCCGGAGTTTATCGAGCAGTACTTTGCCGCCGTCCACCTGGAGTCCATCAACCACCAGAACAAGGTGATGGAAGGCTAA
- a CDS encoding lysophospholipid acyltransferase family protein, whose amino-acid sequence MLFYTVVKPVVQLALRVFFRRLEIRHHERLEAPGPMLIVSNHPNTLMDPLVVAANRRAPIAFLAKSTFFKNPISRAIFLSGNCIPIYRRQDAESGDSGVTPEELAARNEAAFGQCYNYFDKGGTIQIFPEGTSVSERRLRPLKTGAARISLGAEARHDFQLGLTILPIGINYFDPSRFRSDVFVNIGKPIVVADYADAFRTDPEAAADALTEEIRRRLEQRLVITRDAAEDELVLQIERTFGEHLIPDDEETLYDNFQLSRALLEAVPYFEQHDPARLLQVREQLSAYLLDLDRLRLTDEALESSKGRGQRWARASVSGLKLVLGFPLYIYGLLNNYVPYILPSMIAKRATKDLEFVAPIMFVTGILTFGICYALQIGLVHHFTQNWLWTLLYALSLAPSGFYALSYWNNLRARLLRLRALKLFRTKRPVMEDLLRQRQAIIKLLGEARTAFLAATGLQRQAG is encoded by the coding sequence ATGCTCTTCTACACTGTTGTAAAGCCCGTGGTGCAGCTTGCCCTGCGCGTGTTTTTCCGCCGCCTCGAAATCCGCCACCACGAGCGGCTGGAAGCCCCGGGCCCCATGCTCATCGTCTCCAACCACCCCAATACCCTCATGGACCCGCTGGTGGTGGCCGCCAACCGCCGCGCCCCCATTGCCTTCCTGGCCAAGAGCACCTTTTTCAAGAACCCCATTTCCCGGGCCATCTTCCTCTCCGGCAACTGCATTCCCATCTACCGCCGCCAGGATGCCGAAAGCGGCGACTCCGGCGTGACGCCCGAGGAGCTGGCCGCCCGCAACGAGGCCGCCTTCGGTCAGTGCTACAACTACTTCGACAAGGGCGGCACCATCCAGATTTTCCCCGAGGGCACCAGCGTGAGTGAGCGGCGCCTGCGCCCCCTCAAAACCGGGGCGGCCCGCATCAGCCTCGGCGCCGAGGCCCGCCACGACTTCCAGCTGGGCCTCACCATCCTGCCCATCGGCATCAACTACTTCGACCCCAGCCGCTTCCGCTCCGACGTCTTCGTCAACATCGGTAAGCCCATCGTGGTGGCCGACTATGCCGACGCCTTCCGCACCGACCCCGAAGCTGCCGCCGACGCCCTGACCGAGGAAATCCGGCGGCGGCTGGAGCAGCGCCTGGTCATCACCCGCGACGCGGCCGAGGACGAGCTGGTGCTCCAGATTGAGCGCACCTTCGGCGAGCACCTCATCCCCGACGACGAGGAAACCCTCTACGACAACTTTCAGCTCAGCCGGGCCCTGCTGGAGGCCGTGCCCTACTTCGAGCAGCACGACCCCGCCCGCCTGCTCCAGGTGCGCGAGCAGCTCAGCGCCTACCTCCTCGACCTGGACCGCCTCCGCCTCACCGACGAGGCCCTCGAATCGAGCAAGGGCCGGGGGCAGCGCTGGGCCCGGGCCTCGGTTTCGGGTCTGAAGCTGGTGCTGGGCTTCCCGCTCTATATATATGGGCTGCTAAACAACTACGTTCCCTACATTCTGCCCTCCATGATTGCCAAGCGGGCCACCAAGGACCTGGAGTTCGTGGCGCCCATCATGTTCGTCACCGGCATCCTGACCTTTGGTATCTGCTACGCCCTGCAGATTGGCCTAGTCCACCACTTCACCCAAAACTGGCTCTGGACCCTGCTCTACGCCCTGAGTCTGGCCCCCAGCGGCTTCTATGCCCTCAGCTACTGGAACAACCTGCGGGCCCGCCTGCTCCGCCTGCGCGCCCTGAAGCTGTTCCGCACCAAGCGCCCGGTCATGGAAGATTTGCTGCGCCAGCGCCAGGCCATTATCAAGCTGCTCGGCGAAGCCCGCACCGCCTTCCTGGCCGCCACCGGCCTCCAACGCCAGGCCGGGTAG